Proteins from a genomic interval of Lathamus discolor isolate bLatDis1 chromosome 19, bLatDis1.hap1, whole genome shotgun sequence:
- the RBM15 gene encoding RNA-binding protein 15 has product MKGKERSPAKAKRSRGGGGGEDSASSSSSARGERSSKKPSGSGGSNGSAGKAAAPAASNDSNSGSSRRAPHPDKAGRAGSREYEAGTAAGGGGSRHGYGSGKAAEASRSSSSSSRGGGGESRAPAAAPSSSSSSESGGGEYKTLKISELGSALSDEAVEDGLFHEFKRFGDVSVKISRLPPGTGAADERVAFVNFRRPEDARAAKHARGRLVLYDRPLKIEAVYVGSGAGSSRRRGSRSPALLDKESPYGTAAVGVAAAAAAAAVRHPPAGATQRALSPAGSGGALGYRDYRLQQLALGRLPPPPPLPRELERERDYGGFYEARVRPAYGLERVAGVAAAGGFRGGGGGGAGAAGEEEISPEDDQRANRTLFLGNLDITVSESDLRRAFDRFGVITEVDIKRPGRGQTSTYGFLKFENLDMAHRAKLAMSGKVLLRNPIKIGYGKATPTTRLWVGGLGPWVPLAALAREFDRFGTIRTIDYRKGDSWAYIQYESLDAAQAACTHMRGFPLGGPDRRLRVDFADTEHRYQQPYLQPLPLPPPAHYELVAEAAAFGAHRGAPPDPLRGARDRTPPLLYRDRDRDLYPETEWVAPPPPVRDRSNRAAAYDPLESLDRRRDGWSLERDRGERELGSSSRDQPRKRRLAEDGGRHLDRSPDSERSSSSRKRHCLTTTSPPDRSPELLGGRERYSSDPERSSSRLLLLERPSPVRESRRGSLERGQNEKRDRKNSAERERKHRASAAAAAQECKSPAKKDERATEGGGGGSRLKPPPQKQQQDGAAQAGGASKLCLAWQGMLLLKNSNFPSNMHLLQGDLGVASSLLVEGATGGKVAQLKITQRLRLDQPKLDEVNRRIKVAGPNGYAILLAVPGASDNRSAAGASEAATTSTQRPLRNLVSYLKQKQAAGVISLPVGGNKDKENSGVLHAFPPCDFSQQFLDSTAKALAKSEDDYLVMVIVRGAS; this is encoded by the coding sequence atGAAGGGCAAGGAGCGCTCGCCCGCTAAAGCCAAGCGGtcgcggggcggcggcggcggcgaggaCTCGGCGTCCTCGTCCTCGTCGGCGCGGGGCGAGCGGAGCAGCAAGAAGCCGAGCGGCTCCGGCGGCTCCAACGGCAGCGCCGGGAAAGCGGCGGCACCGGCGGCCTCCAACGACAGCAACAGCGGGAGCAGCCGGCGGGCCCCACACCCGGACAAGGCCGGGCGCGCCGGCAGCCGCGAGTATGAGGCCGGgacggcggcgggcggcgggggcagCCGGCACGGGTACGGCAGCGGGAAAGCGGCGGAGGCGtcgcgcagcagcagcagcagcagccgcggCGGAGGGGGTGAGTCCCGCGCCCCGGCAGCGGCcccgtcctcctcctcctcctccgagTCGGGCGGCGGCGAGTACAAGACGCTGAAGATCAGCGAGCTGGGCTCGGCGCTGAGCGACGAGGCGGTGGAGGACGGGCTCTTCCACGAGTTCAAGCGCTTCGGCGACGTGAGCGTCAAAATCAGCCGCCTCCCGCCCGGCACCGGCGCCGCCGACGAGCGTGTGGCCTTCGTGAACTTCCGCCGGCCCGAGGACGCCCGCGCCGCCAAACACGCCCGCGGCCGCCTCGTGCTCTACGACCGCCCGCTCAAAATCGAAGCCGTCTACGTGGGGAGCGGCGCGGGGAGCAGCCGGCGCCGCGGCAGCCGCTCCCCGGCGCTGCTGGATAAGGAGTCTCCCTATGGCACGGCAGCCGTAggggtggcggcggcggcggcggcagcggccgTGCGGCACCCTCCGGCCGGGGCGACGCAGCGGGCGCTGTCCCCcgcggggagcggcggggccCTGGGTTACCGAGACTACCGGCTGCAGCAGCTCGCCCTGGGCCGTTTGCCTCCTCCGCCCCCTCTGCCCAGGGAgctggagagggagagggatTACGGGGGTTTCTACGAAGCACGAGTGCGGCCAGCCTATGGGCTGGAGCGAGTGGCTGGTGTGGCGGCTGCCGGGGGCTTccgtggaggaggaggaggaggtgctggagctgctggcgAGGAGGAGATCAGCCCCGAGGACGACCAGCGAGCCAACCGCACCTTGTTCCTGGGCAACCTGGACATCACCGTGAGCGAGTCCGATTTACGCCGAGCTTTTGATCGCTTCGGGGTCATCACTGAGGTGGACATCAAAAGGCCGGGGCGGGGGCAGACCAGCACCTATGGGTTTCTTAAGTTTGAAAACCTGGACATGGCGCACCGGGCCAAGTTGGCCATGTCAGGAAAGGTGCTTCTCCGCAACCCCATCAAGATTGGGTATGGTAAAGCCACTCCGACTACCAGGCTCTGGGTGGGTGGCCTTGGGCCCTGGGTGCCCCTTGCTGCCCTGGCCAGGGAGTTTGATCGGTTTGGCACCATTCGCACTATTGATTACCGCAAAGGTGATTCCTGGGCTTATATCCAGTATGAGAGCCTGGATGCGGCGCAGGCCGCGTGCACCCACATGCGTGGTTTTCCTTTGGGTGGGCCGGATCGCCGGCTCCGCGTAGACTTTGCCGACACCGAGCATCGGTACCAGCAGCCCTACCTGCAGCCTCTGCCCTTGCCACCTCCTGCTCATTACGAGCTTGTGGCGGAGGCGGCTGCTTTTGGGGCTCACCGGGGAGCCCCACCTGATCCTCTTCGGGGGGCCCGGGACAGGACGCCACCGTTGCTCTATAGAGACCGCGACAGAGACCTTTATCCCGAGACAGAGTGGGTggcccccccaccccctgtACGGGATAGGAGTAATCGGGCAGCTGCCTATGACCCACTGGAAAGCCTGGATCGCCGCCGGGATGGTTGGTCCTTGGAGCGGGACCGAGGGGAGAGGGAGTTGGGCAGTAGTAGTAGGGATCAGCCTAGGAAACGGAGACTGGCGGAGGATGGAGGCCGGCACTTGGACCGTTCTCCAGACAGCGAGCGCTCTTCTTCCTCCCGTAAGCGTCACTGTTTAACCACAACCTCCCCTCCGGACCGCAGCCCCGAGCTCcttggagggagggagcgttaCAGTAGCGACCCTGAGCGCTCCTCCTCTCGCTTGCTCCTCTTGGAGCGGCCTTCTCCTGTCCGGGAATCTCGCAGGGGCAGCCTGGAGCGGGGGCAGAACGAAAAGCGCGACCGCAAGAATTCTGCCGAACGGGAGCGGAAACATCGCGCTTCCGCGGCAGCCGCCGCGCAGGAGTGCAAAAGTCCGGCCAAAAAGGATGAACGTGCTACGGAAGGAGGTGGTGGAGGGTCCCGCCTCAAACCTCCTcctcagaaacagcagcaggacGGGGCGGCACAAGCTGGGGGAGCCTCTAAGCTGTGCTTGGCTTGGCAGGGGATGCTCCTGCTGAAGAACAGCAACTTCCCGTCCAACATGCATCTGCTTCAGGGGGACCTCGGTGTTGCCAGCAGCCTCCTCGTGGAGGGAGCAACTGGTGGGAAAGTGGCTCAGCTCAAGATCACCCAACGTCTTCGCCTGGACCAGCCCAAGCTGGATGAGGTCAATCGCCGCATCAAAGTGGCGGGTCCCAACGGCTACGCCATCCTTTTGGCTGTGCCTGGCGCATCAGACAACCGCTCTGCAGCCGGAGCTAGCGAGGCTGCCACCACCTCCACCCAGAGGCCACTCAGGAATCTGGTGTCCTATCTAAAGCAAAAGCAGGCTGCTGGGGTGATCAGCCTCCCTGTGGGGGGTAACAAAGACAAGGAGAACAGCGGGGTCCTGCACGCTTTTCCACCCTGCGATTTCTCCCAGCAATTCCTGGACTCCACGGCCAAGGCGCTGGCCAAATCAGAGGATGACTATCTGGTCATGGTCATTGTCCGTGGGGCATCCTAA